From a single Prosthecobacter fusiformis genomic region:
- a CDS encoding DUF1592 domain-containing protein: MINADAGMTCRPFMTWSGIGSGLKLIQSLALGAATLFVFSHAAMAEEVADAEFAALQADAKESFKKGVAPFVKEYCLECHGNRRTKGGLNFEPALKNPGESSAARKWMQAFANVNAHDMPPDDSDQPLAEERQQFLESLGKIKYLSAKDPGPFVIRRLTKVEYGNTLHDLLGVDVAVARELPDEVAGQGYLNSLSPMQTEQYLGIANEVLDRIWPAAGKPPTDSQNRLLGKPPAPGADEHESAKKVARSLAGKAYRRPASEAEIGTLVGVFDLGRKNKLDYAGSLRLMLKAVLVSPQFLYITPAKDAEVGKKIVALDDYHLASRLSYLLWSTMPDAELMKLAAAGTLHQPDVLKVQVKRMLLDARSGALFDGFGAQWLGLMDLDSKTFDPKKFPQMNPELRRAMYEEARLFFDSIVRGNRSVVAFVDSDYTFLNETLAKVYGLEKEVTGAKMRKVKLTNENRGGILGMPGILATTSFPNRTSAVNRGVWVLEQVLGEHVPPAPPNVPALEKQNQKQVANLTLRQRTELHRTNAVCANCHKILDPIGFGLENFDAIGRWRDKDDTGGAIDAAGELPGGKKFSSPKELKGIIAARKDDLARNLTEKLMAYALCRQLEGYDKIVVDQLMKTIAQDGYRMQTLITEIVTSYPFLNRRVQD; encoded by the coding sequence ATGATAAACGCTGACGCCGGAATGACCTGCCGCCCCTTCATGACCTGGAGTGGCATTGGGTCAGGACTCAAGCTCATTCAGAGCCTTGCCCTTGGGGCGGCCACCTTGTTCGTTTTTTCTCATGCTGCGATGGCAGAGGAAGTGGCGGATGCAGAATTTGCGGCACTGCAGGCGGATGCAAAGGAGTCATTTAAAAAAGGTGTGGCCCCATTTGTGAAAGAATACTGCCTGGAGTGCCATGGCAACCGGCGCACGAAGGGAGGGCTGAACTTTGAGCCGGCGTTGAAGAATCCGGGGGAGTCATCGGCGGCGCGCAAGTGGATGCAGGCGTTTGCGAATGTGAACGCGCATGACATGCCGCCGGATGATTCGGACCAGCCTCTGGCCGAGGAGCGGCAGCAGTTCCTGGAAAGCCTGGGCAAGATCAAATACCTGAGCGCGAAGGATCCGGGACCTTTTGTGATCCGTCGGCTGACCAAGGTGGAGTATGGAAACACGCTGCATGATCTATTAGGCGTGGATGTGGCCGTGGCACGGGAACTGCCGGATGAAGTGGCCGGGCAGGGGTATCTGAATTCGCTTTCGCCCATGCAGACAGAGCAGTACCTGGGCATTGCCAATGAGGTACTGGATCGCATCTGGCCCGCGGCTGGAAAACCGCCCACAGATTCACAGAATCGTTTGTTAGGCAAGCCACCTGCGCCAGGAGCGGATGAACACGAATCGGCTAAAAAGGTGGCCCGGTCATTGGCGGGGAAGGCGTATCGCCGTCCGGCATCGGAAGCGGAGATTGGTACGCTCGTCGGCGTGTTTGATCTGGGGCGGAAGAACAAGCTGGATTACGCAGGGTCGCTGCGCCTGATGCTGAAAGCCGTGTTGGTTTCCCCACAGTTTCTTTACATCACGCCAGCGAAGGATGCGGAGGTGGGAAAGAAGATCGTAGCCTTGGATGATTATCATCTAGCATCGCGACTGTCCTATCTGCTCTGGTCCACCATGCCGGATGCGGAGCTGATGAAATTAGCTGCTGCGGGCACTTTGCATCAGCCGGACGTGCTGAAAGTGCAGGTCAAACGGATGCTCTTGGATGCACGCTCGGGGGCCTTGTTTGATGGTTTTGGTGCCCAGTGGTTAGGCCTCATGGACCTGGACAGCAAGACGTTTGATCCGAAGAAGTTCCCGCAAATGAATCCCGAACTGCGCAGGGCGATGTATGAAGAGGCTCGGCTGTTTTTTGACAGCATCGTCCGGGGAAACCGCAGTGTGGTGGCCTTTGTGGACAGCGACTATACCTTTCTGAATGAGACATTGGCGAAGGTCTATGGTCTAGAGAAGGAGGTGACCGGGGCTAAGATGCGTAAGGTGAAGCTGACGAATGAAAATCGCGGCGGCATCCTGGGTATGCCTGGCATTTTGGCGACGACTTCTTTCCCCAACCGCACCAGCGCTGTCAATCGCGGTGTGTGGGTGCTGGAGCAGGTGCTGGGGGAACACGTGCCCCCTGCCCCGCCGAATGTGCCTGCCCTGGAAAAACAGAACCAGAAACAGGTGGCCAACCTGACCCTGCGCCAGCGCACCGAGCTGCACCGCACGAATGCGGTATGCGCCAACTGCCACAAGATCCTGGACCCGATCGGCTTTGGGCTGGAGAACTTTGATGCCATCGGTCGCTGGCGAGACAAGGATGATACGGGTGGGGCCATTGATGCCGCAGGTGAGTTGCCGGGCGGAAAGAAGTTTTCCAGCCCGAAAGAGCTGAAAGGCATCATCGCTGCACGAAAGGACGATTTGGCCCGTAATTTAACGGAGAAACTCATGGCCTACGCGCTGTGCCGTCAGCTTGAAGGTTATGACAAGATCGTGGTGGATCAGCTCATGAAAACTATCGCCCAGGATGGCTATCGGATGCAGACCCTCATCACGGAGATCGTCACCAGCTATCCATTCCTCAATCGCCGCGTCCAAGACTGA
- a CDS encoding FKBP-type peptidyl-prolyl cis-trans isomerase, whose translation MKSLSISLSSALLLFVTGCQTETKKEEAAKSAAQTPPAMASAQANVAPTSTPASSAPDGAGWVTTASGLRYRVLASGPAEGRSPTMFDTVMVHYRGTLTDGTVFDSSIERGQPATFGVGQVIPGWTEALRVMKPGDQWVLYIPSGLAYGSRAVGDKIPANSDLIFQVALIQVVGGM comes from the coding sequence ATGAAGTCGCTTTCCATATCTTTGTCCTCCGCCCTGCTGTTGTTTGTCACAGGTTGCCAAACTGAAACTAAGAAAGAGGAAGCAGCCAAGTCAGCCGCGCAGACGCCCCCAGCCATGGCAAGTGCGCAGGCAAACGTGGCCCCGACCAGCACGCCAGCAAGCTCTGCTCCTGACGGTGCGGGATGGGTCACAACCGCCAGTGGTCTGCGATACCGGGTGCTGGCCTCTGGACCTGCGGAAGGCCGCTCGCCCACGATGTTTGATACCGTCATGGTACACTACCGAGGCACACTCACCGACGGAACCGTCTTCGACAGTTCCATTGAGCGGGGGCAGCCCGCGACCTTTGGCGTTGGCCAAGTGATTCCAGGCTGGACTGAGGCCCTTCGGGTGATGAAGCCGGGAGACCAATGGGTGCTGTACATTCCATCAGGACTGGCCTACGGTAGCCGCGCCGTGGGTGACAAAATCCCCGCTAACAGCGACCTCATTTTCCAGGTGGCGCTGATTCAGGTTGTGGGCGGAATGTGA
- a CDS encoding LysR family transcriptional regulator, whose amino-acid sequence MRAFEDLTLLRSFVSIVECGSISAGARRLRISQPTLSRQLRTLEELCGTALLRRDTHQMSMTETGQRLLADAQALLDHAEAAGRRLHADHTTLSGQLHLFATMDLGQWIVTPLVSRFLQANPKITATLALNNRPLHMIQEGCDVGIVPGRITDESVIARPVGVIRLHLAASPALVKNRPEVKRLSDLQSWPWISLSGSHFWGGTDVTLYDSKGGSHTLPTTPVLISEGVTSIREAVRDGLGVALLPDWLVENDLKSGAIVPVLPRLRAKDLPLHVVYAGQRILPARVSAFIDFAVRYLADAGSNSSFKGNG is encoded by the coding sequence ATGAGAGCCTTTGAAGACCTCACCCTGCTCCGTTCCTTTGTATCCATTGTGGAATGCGGCAGCATCTCGGCAGGTGCCAGGCGGTTGCGAATCTCCCAACCGACCCTGAGCCGTCAGTTGCGGACGCTTGAAGAACTGTGCGGCACCGCGTTGCTGCGCAGGGATACCCATCAGATGAGCATGACAGAAACCGGCCAGCGCCTGCTGGCAGATGCGCAGGCCTTGCTTGATCATGCCGAGGCGGCGGGCCGTCGGCTGCATGCGGACCACACCACCTTGAGCGGGCAGTTGCATCTGTTTGCCACCATGGATCTCGGGCAATGGATAGTCACACCTTTGGTTAGCCGATTTTTGCAGGCAAATCCCAAAATTACGGCCACCCTGGCCCTGAACAACCGCCCATTGCACATGATCCAGGAGGGGTGCGATGTCGGCATCGTCCCTGGCAGGATTACAGATGAAAGCGTCATCGCACGGCCTGTGGGCGTGATTCGCCTACATCTCGCGGCCTCGCCTGCATTGGTAAAAAATCGACCTGAGGTGAAGCGGCTGTCCGATCTCCAATCATGGCCCTGGATATCCCTGTCTGGATCGCATTTTTGGGGTGGCACTGACGTGACACTGTACGATTCCAAAGGTGGCTCGCACACGCTGCCGACCACTCCTGTCTTGATCTCGGAAGGTGTCACCAGCATCCGTGAAGCCGTGCGGGATGGACTCGGCGTCGCATTGCTTCCTGACTGGCTGGTTGAAAATGATCTTAAATCCGGCGCTATTGTGCCTGTTCTGCCAAGACTGCGGGCCAAGGACCTTCCTCTTCATGTCGTCTATGCCGGGCAGCGCATCCTTCCCGCCCGCGTCAGCGCCTTTATCGATTTTGCTGTCCGTTATCTGGCCGATGCGGGTAGTAACTCCTCATTCAAAGGGAACGGTTGA
- a CDS encoding SRPBCC family protein — MSPDTHTIRLHRVLRAKPERVYRAFLDADAKAKWLPPHGFTGKVHHLDARVGGTYRMSFTNFTTGSSHSFGGTYTELTPHERIRYTDKFEDPNLPGEMNVIVELKEVFCGTELNITQEGVPAMIPAAACYQGWQESLTLLAQLVEPEIPDEV, encoded by the coding sequence ATGAGCCCTGACACCCACACCATCCGTCTGCATCGCGTCCTTCGTGCTAAACCTGAGCGGGTTTATCGTGCCTTCCTGGATGCCGACGCCAAGGCCAAATGGCTGCCGCCTCATGGTTTCACCGGCAAGGTGCATCATCTGGATGCCCGGGTCGGCGGCACCTACCGGATGTCTTTCACCAATTTTACCACCGGTTCCAGCCACTCCTTCGGTGGCACTTATACTGAACTCACCCCTCATGAGCGCATTCGTTATACCGATAAATTTGAAGACCCGAATTTGCCCGGAGAGATGAATGTCATTGTGGAATTGAAGGAAGTCTTCTGCGGCACTGAGTTGAACATCACCCAGGAGGGCGTCCCTGCGATGATCCCTGCCGCAGCCTGTTACCAGGGCTGGCAGGAATCGCTCACCCTTCTGGCCCAATTGGTCGAGCCAGAGATTCCAGACGAGGTTTGA
- a CDS encoding DUF5362 family protein, whose translation MESNPYTSPSANLFGSTGSEMEIVPQDVITPLVRTKFWVRFISVMLWISVALMLLSGVVMGIGAVTGMGNDMPTGSASMQAGMFMGMSVMYILLSLFYIFPAIKLWSYGTQIANLAASRSTLDLMKALNTQRSFWKFVGVLTLVSIILGIVAVIGVVAFGAAAAMGSMPTGTEL comes from the coding sequence ATGGAAAGCAATCCTTATACATCCCCGTCAGCCAATCTCTTTGGATCGACCGGCAGTGAAATGGAGATCGTCCCGCAGGACGTCATCACCCCCCTGGTGCGTACGAAATTTTGGGTCCGCTTCATCTCAGTGATGCTGTGGATCTCGGTCGCCCTCATGTTGTTGAGCGGTGTGGTGATGGGCATCGGAGCCGTAACCGGCATGGGTAATGACATGCCCACAGGCAGCGCTTCCATGCAGGCAGGAATGTTCATGGGAATGTCCGTCATGTACATCTTGTTGTCCTTGTTTTACATTTTTCCGGCCATCAAGCTCTGGTCCTACGGCACCCAGATTGCCAACTTGGCTGCCAGCCGTTCCACGCTGGATCTCATGAAGGCCTTGAACACCCAGCGTTCGTTCTGGAAGTTCGTCGGCGTGCTCACCCTGGTCAGCATCATCCTGGGCATCGTGGCCGTCATTGGAGTCGTCGCCTTCGGTGCCGCCGCCGCTATGGGCTCCATGCCAACAGGCACTGAGCTTTAA
- a CDS encoding DUF1552 domain-containing protein, with protein sequence MTCKNLIDRRTYLKGIGASLGLPLLETMGWADAVKGKPAVKPPVRLGFMYMPHGVIPEQFWPTSPESYLTSPPPALESLRPILDQCLLMKGISGVPTAPFSGAPHALELSTWLTACLPDPSKRNQIHIAISADQIAANYIGAMTSLPSLELATMPQTHKENQEGLNEGYYSHCSYRSPTQAVPAEINPRNVLNRLFGKSDASGSNRKADPLERQMLDLVIGGARDLRKKLPQNDQHKLDEYLDSVRSVERRIAAIEMRQKESALEKAGVASSKRSATDSPPIEIRMPEGDKRSEYMQVMCDLNVLAFQTDTTRVSTYIGSTPNGVSYPELGFTDSHHSQTHHNNKPEQVAKVAAITAFNITQFAYMVKKMASLREGEGTLLDNCLMMWGSGLEDGNNHSRQNLPFIIAGKGGGSVNTGRFLADTKGNQGDLLTTLLTCVGVPLDRPIGIATKRMEEMVRG encoded by the coding sequence ATGACCTGCAAAAATCTCATTGATCGTCGCACTTATTTAAAGGGCATTGGAGCCAGCCTGGGGCTGCCGCTTTTGGAAACCATGGGCTGGGCGGATGCCGTCAAAGGCAAACCAGCGGTGAAGCCGCCGGTGCGCCTTGGGTTCATGTACATGCCGCACGGAGTCATCCCTGAGCAATTCTGGCCAACGTCTCCAGAGAGCTATTTGACTTCGCCGCCGCCAGCGCTGGAATCGCTACGTCCCATTCTGGACCAATGCCTGCTGATGAAAGGTATCTCCGGCGTGCCAACTGCTCCCTTCAGCGGGGCACCGCATGCTCTAGAGCTTTCCACCTGGCTCACGGCCTGCTTGCCAGACCCGAGCAAGCGCAATCAAATCCACATCGCCATTTCGGCCGACCAGATCGCCGCCAACTACATCGGCGCGATGACTTCCCTGCCCTCCCTGGAACTGGCGACGATGCCGCAGACGCACAAGGAAAATCAGGAAGGTCTGAATGAGGGTTACTACTCACATTGCAGCTATCGCTCACCCACACAGGCCGTCCCGGCGGAGATCAATCCACGCAACGTGCTGAATCGTTTGTTCGGCAAATCCGATGCATCCGGCAGCAACCGAAAAGCTGATCCGCTGGAGAGGCAGATGCTGGATCTAGTGATCGGCGGAGCACGTGACCTGCGCAAGAAGCTGCCACAAAACGACCAGCATAAGCTGGACGAATACCTGGACAGCGTGCGCTCCGTGGAGCGCCGCATCGCCGCCATCGAGATGCGCCAGAAAGAATCCGCCCTGGAGAAAGCCGGTGTCGCCTCCAGCAAACGCAGCGCCACCGATTCCCCGCCCATCGAGATCCGCATGCCCGAGGGTGACAAACGCAGTGAGTACATGCAGGTCATGTGCGACCTCAACGTGCTGGCCTTCCAGACAGACACCACACGCGTCAGTACCTACATCGGCTCCACGCCCAACGGTGTCTCGTATCCTGAGCTGGGGTTCACCGATTCGCATCACTCGCAGACGCATCACAACAACAAGCCTGAACAGGTCGCCAAAGTAGCCGCCATCACCGCCTTCAACATCACCCAGTTTGCCTACATGGTGAAGAAGATGGCCAGCCTGCGCGAAGGTGAAGGCACCCTGCTGGACAACTGCCTCATGATGTGGGGCTCCGGCCTGGAAGATGGCAACAATCACAGCCGCCAAAACCTCCCCTTCATCATCGCTGGCAAAGGCGGCGGCTCCGTCAATACCGGCCGTTTCCTGGCCGATACAAAAGGGAATCAGGGGGATCTGCTGACGACGCTTCTGACCTGTGTGGGCGTCCCGCTGGACCGGCCGATTGGGATCGCGACGAAGAGGATGGAGGAGATGGTGAGAGGGTGA
- a CDS encoding polysaccharide pyruvyl transferase family protein, with amino-acid sequence MTSRRSFLKNSGLALGAAALPVVAQSTNKQKTVLLNCGWATKNIGDIGHTPGTLRFLEQYLPEAKVILWAANTNEQVDAMLMKRFPKLEIVKGGVTKPGPVRDAMNRSDFFLRGPGMGQPTDFMVNCNKMGKPWGLQGQSYFPDMVTGKDAEKRIALLNTAAFIYCRDSKTLKLLQDVGVKPPVLEFGPDGCFGVDVRDEEKALARMKKHGLEEKKFITIQLRTHSPTSPGVDDKRPQKLNPLHPTPENIADDTRRAKVYQDLIAMWVKETGYKVVIAPEVRKEMEYNKKFVYDPLPDDLKKHVVNFDEFWNVDEACSFYARAHTVICHEPHTPIMALAMGTPMMHTFSEFHSPKCWMFKDIGLEEWAPEFDATPAEKMFEILMGIHKDYPAAEAKVKKAMAYVEERAQSQMNVLKSVIQA; translated from the coding sequence ATGACCTCACGTCGCTCTTTCCTCAAAAATTCCGGTCTCGCGCTTGGCGCGGCGGCTTTGCCTGTTGTTGCTCAGTCCACGAATAAGCAGAAGACGGTGCTTCTGAACTGTGGTTGGGCGACGAAGAACATTGGTGACATTGGGCATACACCGGGGACGTTGCGGTTTCTGGAGCAGTATCTGCCTGAGGCGAAGGTCATTCTGTGGGCGGCAAACACCAATGAGCAGGTGGATGCGATGCTGATGAAGCGGTTTCCGAAGCTGGAGATCGTGAAGGGTGGGGTGACCAAGCCAGGACCGGTGCGGGACGCAATGAACCGCTCTGATTTCTTTCTCCGGGGCCCGGGCATGGGCCAGCCGACGGATTTCATGGTCAACTGCAACAAGATGGGCAAACCCTGGGGCCTCCAGGGCCAGTCGTATTTCCCGGACATGGTCACGGGCAAGGATGCCGAGAAAAGGATCGCCCTGCTCAACACGGCTGCTTTCATTTACTGCCGGGATTCTAAGACGCTGAAACTGCTGCAGGACGTCGGTGTGAAGCCGCCGGTGTTGGAGTTTGGTCCAGATGGCTGTTTCGGCGTGGATGTGAGGGATGAAGAAAAGGCGCTGGCCCGGATGAAGAAGCACGGGCTGGAGGAGAAGAAATTCATCACGATCCAACTGCGCACGCATTCACCGACAAGCCCTGGGGTGGATGACAAGCGGCCGCAGAAGCTCAATCCGCTGCATCCAACGCCGGAGAACATCGCTGACGACACACGGCGGGCGAAGGTTTACCAGGACCTCATTGCGATGTGGGTGAAGGAGACCGGTTATAAAGTCGTGATCGCCCCCGAGGTGAGGAAGGAGATGGAGTATAACAAGAAATTTGTCTATGATCCGCTTCCTGATGATCTGAAGAAGCATGTGGTGAACTTTGACGAATTTTGGAACGTGGATGAGGCCTGCTCATTCTACGCCCGCGCCCATACCGTGATCTGCCATGAGCCGCACACACCGATCATGGCGCTGGCGATGGGCACGCCGATGATGCACACCTTTTCTGAATTCCACTCGCCGAAGTGCTGGATGTTCAAGGACATCGGCCTGGAAGAATGGGCACCGGAATTCGATGCGACTCCGGCTGAGAAGATGTTTGAGATCCTGATGGGGATTCACAAAGACTACCCAGCCGCTGAGGCGAAGGTGAAGAAGGCGATGGCCTATGTGGAGGAGCGAGCCCAGTCCCAGATGAATGTCCTGAAGAGCGTGATCCAGGCCTGA
- a CDS encoding endonuclease/exonuclease/phosphatase family protein: MKRWLRRLARGLIGCTLVIIGLLAWNLRPPAVGEPTDFAPKAASADSSFTPVRLRVVTWNVWGLLWLTPHRAERLQRVAKEVAALKPDIVAFQEAFVKADREQLITALRGVGLDHSRYFQSGLVGSGLLLVSRFPMESEGFIRYTSNGYPHALTHGDWWAGKGLSLSIVSLPDGTRLYLANTHLHARYKGNRYHTTQLAQSGQLLPWVKRVHTTGWPALWIGDWNTPATSDVLVPLVEAGSWHLLNTEKSRIDHLFGSGPSWEWQVIAQGKLKGHLEAAPEVPWSDHEACWVDVELRRPW, encoded by the coding sequence ATGAAACGCTGGCTGCGCCGACTAGCCCGAGGGCTCATCGGCTGCACCCTTGTTATCATCGGTCTGCTCGCCTGGAATCTCCGGCCCCCAGCAGTGGGCGAGCCGACCGATTTTGCCCCCAAAGCTGCTTCGGCTGACTCCTCCTTCACCCCCGTTCGCCTTCGCGTCGTCACTTGGAATGTCTGGGGCCTGCTCTGGCTCACCCCTCACCGGGCCGAAAGGCTTCAAAGGGTGGCGAAAGAAGTCGCCGCATTGAAGCCGGACATCGTCGCATTTCAGGAAGCCTTTGTGAAAGCAGACCGTGAGCAGTTGATCACCGCCCTGCGCGGCGTGGGCCTGGACCACTCACGTTATTTCCAGAGCGGACTCGTCGGCAGCGGCCTCCTGCTGGTGAGCCGCTTTCCCATGGAGTCCGAAGGCTTCATTCGCTACACCAGCAACGGCTATCCCCACGCCCTCACCCATGGCGACTGGTGGGCAGGCAAAGGCCTCTCCTTATCCATCGTGAGCCTCCCCGATGGCACTCGTCTATACTTGGCCAATACCCATCTGCATGCCCGCTACAAGGGCAACCGATACCACACCACTCAGCTCGCCCAGTCTGGCCAACTCCTCCCCTGGGTAAAACGCGTGCACACCACGGGCTGGCCCGCCCTCTGGATTGGCGATTGGAACACCCCCGCCACCAGCGATGTCCTCGTGCCCCTAGTGGAGGCTGGCTCCTGGCACCTCCTCAACACCGAAAAATCCCGCATCGATCACCTCTTTGGCAGCGGCCCCAGCTGGGAATGGCAGGTTATTGCCCAAGGAAAACTAAAGGGCCATCTGGAGGCTGCGCCCGAGGTCCCCTGGAGCGATCACGAGGCCTGCTGGGTGGATGTGGAGTTGCGGCGTCCGTGGTAG
- the katG gene encoding catalase/peroxidase HPI — protein MSDAAPQCPVTHATAAPQGKCPFNHAPSTGTTNRDWWPKLLKVDLLHQHSSKSNPMGGDFNYAEEFKSLDLAAVKQDLATLMTDSQDWWPADFGHYGPLFIRMAWHSAGTYRTGDGRGGGGRGQQRFAPLNSWPDNVSLDKARRLLWPIKQKYGRKISWADLMILTGNVALETMGFKTFGFAGGREDTWEPDHDVYWGRETTWLGGDKRYAHGSEGVAKGGGVVVSDDNADGDIHSRNLENPLAAVQMGLIYVNPEGPDGNPDPLKSAYDIRDTFARMAMNDEETVALIAGGHTFGKTHGAGPASHVGDEPEAAGLAEQGFGWKNSFGTGKGGDTITSGLEVTWTTTPTKWSNNYFENLFGYEWELTKSPAGAHQWKPKDGAGEGTVPHAHDASKRIAPNMLTTDIALRADPEYEKISRRFLENPDQFADAFARAWFKLTHRDMGPRARYLGPEVPEEILVWQDPIPAVDHPLISDQDIAALKAQILDSGLTVSELVSTAWASASTFRGSDKRGGANGARIRLAPQKDWEVNQPAQLAKVLAKLDGIQILFNRAQTDGKKVSLADLIVLGGCAGVEQAAKNAGHEVTVPFTPGRMDASQDQTDVESFGFLEPLADGFRNYQRTKYSVSAEELLIDKAQLLTLTAPEMTVLIGGLRVLKTNAGSGQAGVLTQQPESLTNDFFVNLLDMSTEWKPLSKDDDVFEARDRKTGQLKWTGTRVDLVFGSNAVLRALAEVYATSDAQAKFLQDFISAWNKVMNLDRFDLV, from the coding sequence ATGTCAGACGCAGCCCCACAGTGCCCCGTGACCCACGCCACCGCCGCCCCTCAAGGTAAATGCCCCTTCAATCATGCGCCCAGCACCGGCACGACGAACCGCGACTGGTGGCCGAAACTGCTGAAGGTGGATCTTCTCCATCAGCATTCCTCGAAGTCCAATCCCATGGGCGGAGATTTCAATTACGCGGAAGAATTCAAGAGCCTGGACTTGGCCGCTGTGAAGCAGGATCTCGCCACACTCATGACCGATTCACAGGACTGGTGGCCGGCGGATTTCGGCCATTACGGACCTTTGTTCATTCGCATGGCCTGGCACAGTGCCGGCACCTATCGCACCGGTGATGGCCGTGGCGGTGGTGGCAGGGGACAGCAGCGTTTTGCCCCGCTCAATAGCTGGCCGGATAACGTCAGTCTGGACAAGGCGCGGCGTCTTCTCTGGCCTATCAAGCAGAAATATGGTCGCAAGATTTCCTGGGCAGATCTCATGATCCTCACGGGCAATGTCGCGCTGGAGACCATGGGCTTCAAAACCTTCGGCTTCGCTGGCGGACGTGAAGACACCTGGGAGCCGGATCATGACGTCTATTGGGGCCGCGAAACGACTTGGCTGGGCGGAGACAAACGTTACGCTCATGGTTCTGAAGGCGTCGCCAAGGGTGGCGGAGTCGTTGTTTCCGATGACAATGCGGACGGAGATATCCACTCGCGCAACTTGGAAAATCCCCTCGCCGCCGTGCAGATGGGCCTCATCTATGTAAATCCCGAAGGCCCCGATGGTAACCCAGACCCGCTCAAGTCTGCCTATGACATCCGTGATACCTTCGCGCGCATGGCCATGAACGATGAAGAAACCGTCGCCCTCATTGCCGGTGGTCACACCTTTGGTAAGACTCACGGAGCCGGCCCAGCCTCCCATGTGGGGGATGAGCCTGAAGCCGCAGGCCTTGCTGAACAAGGCTTTGGATGGAAAAACAGCTTCGGCACCGGCAAGGGTGGCGATACTATCACCAGCGGCCTGGAAGTGACCTGGACCACCACGCCCACAAAGTGGAGCAATAACTACTTCGAGAACCTTTTCGGCTACGAATGGGAACTCACCAAAAGCCCCGCCGGTGCCCACCAGTGGAAGCCCAAAGATGGGGCAGGGGAGGGAACCGTCCCGCATGCGCATGATGCCTCCAAGCGCATCGCGCCGAACATGCTCACCACGGATATCGCCCTGCGCGCAGATCCCGAATACGAGAAGATTTCCCGCCGATTCCTTGAAAATCCGGACCAGTTTGCAGATGCCTTTGCCCGTGCCTGGTTCAAGCTCACGCATCGCGATATGGGACCACGCGCCCGTTATCTCGGGCCGGAAGTGCCGGAAGAAATCCTCGTCTGGCAGGACCCCATCCCCGCAGTCGATCATCCATTGATCAGTGACCAGGACATCGCCGCACTTAAAGCGCAGATCCTCGATTCAGGACTCACCGTGTCTGAGCTTGTCTCCACCGCCTGGGCCTCCGCATCCACCTTCCGTGGCTCGGACAAGCGCGGCGGTGCCAACGGTGCACGCATCCGCCTCGCTCCGCAAAAGGATTGGGAGGTCAACCAGCCTGCCCAACTCGCCAAGGTTCTTGCCAAGCTGGATGGCATCCAGATCCTGTTCAATCGCGCTCAGACCGATGGCAAAAAAGTCTCTCTGGCTGATCTCATCGTCCTCGGCGGGTGCGCCGGTGTCGAACAGGCCGCCAAGAATGCCGGTCACGAAGTCACCGTCCCCTTCACCCCAGGTCGTATGGACGCCTCGCAGGATCAGACCGATGTCGAATCCTTTGGTTTCCTCGAGCCTCTGGCCGACGGCTTCCGCAATTACCAGCGGACGAAATATTCCGTCTCCGCCGAGGAGCTGCTCATTGACAAGGCCCAATTGCTCACCCTCACCGCGCCGGAGATGACCGTCCTCATCGGTGGTCTGCGCGTGCTGAAAACCAATGCAGGTTCTGGCCAGGCGGGCGTGCTCACTCAACAGCCCGAATCGTTGACGAATGACTTCTTTGTCAACCTTCTGGACATGAGCACTGAGTGGAAGCCGCTCTCCAAAGACGACGATGTCTTTGAAGCCCGCGACCGCAAAACTGGCCAGCTCAAGTGGACCGGCACCCGTGTGGACCTCGTTTTCGGTTCTAACGCCGTGCTCCGTGCCCTGGCTGAAGTGTATGCCACATCGGACGCCCAGGCTAAGTTCCTCCAGGACTTCATTTCCGCCTGGAACAAAGTCATGAACCTGGATCGTTTCGATCTCGTTTGA